Proteins encoded in a region of the Anopheles ziemanni chromosome 2, idAnoZiCoDA_A2_x.2, whole genome shotgun sequence genome:
- the LOC131293322 gene encoding protein Wnt-4 translates to MAKGTRTDSSVKVVLRSDCGAGEGGSGANSSSSTSTSNRRTEGSFQQKTIFTSLLILSVVCCFIECNDVISSKGETPTQSAKNTVMAVFSPMTKSPGPCRYLVGTRKQNHQCRRDIGLPEAIKEARRLAVTHCEEQFRYDRWNCSIETRGKRNIFKKVYRETAFVHALTAAAITHAVARACAEGKMTKCQCASERKPEATRLAWRWGGCSDNLKHGKRVARNFLELQPKSGDPVAEMLRHDSEVGISAITSAMTDRCKCHGVSGSCSMKTCWRRLGDFNTTAALLRTKYHLAIRKIPVNNKTSRRSAPRDFRPRDAVYDQLYYFETSPTFCSVTRGRRCLHPDNCATLCCGRGYTTKVIKTLEKCRCRFTNGRCCQVVCDYCENYEDRYYCK, encoded by the exons ATGGCCAAGGGTACGCGAACGGACTCGTCGGTGAAGGTGGTGTTGAGAAGCGATTGTGGAGCCGGGGAGGGTGGAAGTGGagcaaacagcagcagcagcacaagcACCAGCAATAGAAGGACGGAAGGATCGTTTCAGCAGAAAACCATTTTCACTAGTCTGCTGATCTTGAGTGTGGTTTGCTGCTTTATCGAGTGTAATGATGTCATCTCTTCAAAGGG GGAAACTCCGACGCAATCGGCCAAAAACACGGTAATGGCCGTATTCAGTCCTATGACAAAGTCGCCTGGACCATGCAGATATCTGGTCGGAACACGCAAGCAGAACCACCAGTGCAGGCGTGATATTGGGTTGCCGGAAGCGATCAAGGAGGCTCGCCGGCTTGCGGTGACGCACTGCGAGGAACAGTTTCGGTACGACCGGTGGAACTGCTCGATAGAGACCAGAGGCAAGcggaacattttcaaaaag GTGTACCGTGAAACCGCGTTCGTTCATGCCCTAACGGCGGCTGCCATTACGCACGCCGTGGCGCGGGCGTGCGCCGAGGGCAAGATGACCAAATGTCAGTGCGCATCCGAGCGGAAACCGGAAGCGACGAGGCTCGCGTGGCGCTGGGGCGGATGCAGTGACAATCTGAAGCACGGGAAGCGTGTCGCGCGAAACTTTCTCGAGCTGCAACCGAAGTCTGGCGATCCGGTGGCAGAGATGTTGCGGCACGATAGTGAG GTCGGTATCAGTGCCATCACGAGCGCCATGACGGACCGCTGCAAGTGCCACGGTGTGTCCGGTTCGTGCTCTATGAAAACCTGCTGGCGGCGGCTGGGAGACTTCAACACGACGGCGGCCCTTCTGAGGACCAAGTACCACCTGGCCATACGGAAGATTCCAGTCAACAACAAAACGTCCCGCCGGTCGGCGCCGAGAGACTTCCGCCCGAGG GATGCGGTGTACGATCAGCTGTACTACTTCGAAACCTCGCCAACGTTCTGCTCGGTCACACGGGGTCGGCGCTGCCTGCATCCGGACAACTGTGCGACGCTCTGCTGCGGACGGGGCTACACCACGAAAGTGATCAAGACGCTGGAAAAGTGTCGCTGCCGCTTCACGAACGGGCGCTGCTGTCAGGTGGTGTGTGACTACTGCGAAAACTACGAGGATCGATATTACTGTAAATAG